A genome region from Methanomicrobiales archaeon includes the following:
- the folP gene encoding dihydropteroate synthase, producing the protein MHTCTINRIRIGGGEPVRLMGVINCSPESFFSGSYTPIGRVYERAVDMISGGADMVDIGGRSTAPGVPPVSVREEGERIDAALAELDGSGITVSVDTMHPEVLEIALAHEIHAVNDICGLANPSLARQVADHGLPAIAMASRQQPGDAVGLQDTLAALALVLDRCDAYGIDEVVLDPGIGKWTRERRSEDDWELCRHFSLFEGYGRPLLAAISRKTFIGELLHKGPERRLHGSLALTALLVERGASIVRSHDVAETADALRIAEKMRERV; encoded by the coding sequence ATGCATACCTGTACGATAAACCGTATCCGCATCGGCGGCGGCGAACCGGTACGTCTCATGGGTGTGATCAACTGCAGCCCCGAGTCCTTCTTCTCCGGATCCTACACGCCGATCGGCCGGGTGTACGAGCGGGCTGTGGATATGATATCCGGCGGGGCCGATATGGTCGATATCGGCGGCAGGAGCACCGCTCCGGGCGTCCCCCCGGTGAGCGTCCGGGAGGAGGGGGAGCGGATCGATGCCGCCCTCGCCGAGCTCGACGGGAGCGGAATAACCGTTTCGGTGGATACCATGCACCCGGAAGTGCTCGAGATCGCCCTCGCCCACGAGATCCATGCGGTGAACGACATCTGCGGACTCGCGAATCCATCCCTGGCCCGGCAGGTGGCGGACCACGGTCTCCCGGCCATCGCCATGGCCTCGCGGCAGCAGCCGGGGGATGCCGTCGGGCTCCAGGATACACTGGCGGCGCTCGCGCTGGTGCTGGATCGATGCGATGCATACGGCATCGACGAGGTCGTCCTCGATCCCGGGATCGGAAAGTGGACGCGTGAGCGGAGGAGCGAGGACGACTGGGAGCTCTGCCGCCACTTCTCTCTCTTCGAAGGCTACGGGCGCCCTCTCCTTGCGGCGATCTCCCGCAAAACGTTCATCGGGGAGCTGCTCCACAAAGGGCCGGAGAGGAGGCTGCACGGTTCCCTGGCGCTCACGGCGCTGCTCGTCGAACGGGGCGCCAGCATCGTGCGGAGCCACGACGTGGCGGAGACGGCGGATGCGCTGCGGATCGCCGAGAAGATGCGGGAGCGGGTATGA
- the folD gene encoding bifunctional methylenetetrahydrofolate dehydrogenase/methenyltetrahydrofolate cyclohydrolase FolD, with product MILDGKAVSERRLDRLSREIEASGIRPRLATIIVGDDPASRLYVRMKHRACERVGIGSIGVELPETAEPADLFASIDRLNRDPDIDGILVQLPLPARIDMEAVLSKVDPEKDVDGFHPCNLGALFAGHPTFAPATPLGIMTLLSEYGISPAGMDAVVIGRSVEVGRPLAALLLSADATVTVCHSRTRDLPAKTREADLLVSAAGRARFVTADMVREGAVVVDVGTNHVNGKLCGDVAFDEVREKVSWITPVPGGVGPMTISSLMENTVRAARSRRCIPVR from the coding sequence ATGATACTCGATGGAAAAGCAGTCTCGGAAAGAAGACTCGATCGGCTCTCTCGGGAGATCGAAGCATCCGGGATCCGCCCCCGCCTCGCCACGATCATCGTGGGCGACGATCCGGCGAGCCGACTCTACGTGCGGATGAAGCACCGCGCCTGCGAGCGGGTCGGAATCGGCTCGATCGGCGTGGAGCTTCCCGAAACCGCGGAGCCCGCCGATCTGTTCGCGAGCATCGACCGCCTGAACCGGGACCCGGATATCGACGGCATCCTGGTGCAGCTGCCGCTCCCTGCCAGAATCGACATGGAAGCGGTCCTCTCGAAGGTCGACCCGGAGAAGGACGTGGACGGGTTCCATCCCTGCAACCTGGGCGCCCTCTTCGCCGGCCACCCCACGTTCGCACCCGCGACTCCGCTCGGGATCATGACGCTCCTCTCCGAGTACGGCATCTCTCCTGCCGGGATGGATGCCGTCGTGATCGGGCGGAGCGTCGAGGTGGGAAGACCGCTTGCAGCTCTGCTGCTGAGTGCCGACGCGACGGTGACCGTCTGCCACAGCAGGACGCGGGATCTCCCCGCAAAGACCCGCGAGGCGGACCTCCTCGTCAGCGCCGCGGGGCGGGCGCGGTTCGTCACGGCGGATATGGTGCGGGAGGGGGCGGTGGTGGTCGATGTGGGGACCAACCATGTGAACGGGAAGCTCTGCGGTGATGTGGCGTTCGACGAGGTGCGCGAGAAGGTCTCCTGGATAACGCCCGTCCCGGGAGGGGTCGGTCCGATGACCATCTCCTCCCTGATGGAGAATACGGTTCGGGCGGCACGGTCGAGACGATGCATACCTGTACGATAA
- the glyA gene encoding serine hydroxymethyltransferase has protein sequence MSYLAETDPEVADLLEKEHLRQLNGLELIASENITSRAVLEAMGSIMTNKYAEGYPGKRYYGGCQYYDVVENLARDRMKKLFNAEHANVQPHSGTQANMAIYFAVMECGVDRLMSMSLTQGGHLSHGSPVSFSGKMYHVTQYGVDLETERLDYGMVEEIARKVKPKVIVCGASAYPREIDFKAFAEIAEGVDAYCMADIAHIAGLVAAGIHNTPVGVVDFITTTTHKTLRGPRGGAILCDQEYATLVDRAVFPGMQGGPLMNTIAAKAVCLKEALQPSFKEYNRQIVKNARAMAETLMDAGLRLVSGGTDNHLILIDLTEYGITGLEAETALGRAGITVNKNTIPRETKSPFVTSGLRVGTPAVTSRGMKEGEMRQIGELIARVVKHIRDPKVIEETHAEVTDLSARFPIFPELA, from the coding sequence ATGTCCTATCTTGCCGAAACGGATCCAGAGGTAGCAGATCTCCTCGAAAAGGAGCATTTGCGTCAACTCAACGGACTGGAACTCATCGCTTCGGAGAACATCACCAGCAGGGCGGTGCTCGAGGCGATGGGATCCATCATGACCAACAAATACGCTGAAGGCTACCCGGGCAAGAGATACTATGGGGGCTGCCAATACTACGATGTCGTGGAGAATCTTGCACGGGATCGCATGAAGAAGCTTTTCAACGCCGAACACGCCAATGTACAGCCCCATTCCGGCACGCAGGCGAATATGGCCATCTATTTTGCAGTCATGGAATGCGGCGTGGACCGGCTGATGAGCATGAGTCTCACGCAGGGGGGGCACCTCTCGCACGGCTCGCCGGTCAGTTTCTCCGGCAAGATGTACCACGTGACCCAGTACGGAGTGGATCTCGAGACAGAACGCCTCGACTACGGTATGGTGGAGGAGATCGCACGCAAGGTGAAACCGAAGGTGATCGTCTGCGGCGCCAGCGCCTATCCCCGGGAGATCGACTTCAAGGCGTTCGCGGAGATCGCGGAGGGCGTCGATGCCTACTGCATGGCGGATATCGCGCATATCGCCGGCCTGGTTGCTGCCGGCATCCACAACACCCCCGTCGGTGTCGTCGACTTCATCACCACGACCACCCACAAGACGCTCCGGGGCCCGAGGGGCGGCGCCATCCTCTGCGACCAGGAGTATGCCACGCTGGTCGATCGAGCCGTCTTCCCCGGGATGCAGGGAGGACCTCTCATGAACACCATCGCGGCAAAAGCGGTCTGCCTGAAGGAGGCTCTCCAGCCTTCGTTCAAGGAGTACAACCGCCAGATCGTGAAGAATGCCAGGGCAATGGCAGAGACTCTGATGGATGCCGGGCTCCGCCTCGTATCCGGCGGGACGGATAACCACCTGATTCTGATCGATCTCACCGAGTACGGGATCACCGGTCTGGAAGCGGAGACCGCTCTCGGCAGGGCAGGGATCACCGTGAACAAGAACACGATCCCCCGGGAGACCAAGAGCCCGTTCGTCACGAGCGGTCTCCGTGTCGGCACACCGGCCGTAACTTCGAGAGGGATGAAAGAGGGGGAGATGCGGCAGATAGGCGAGCTGATCGCCCGGGTCGTGAAACATATCCGGGATCCGAAGGTGATAGAGGAGACGCATGCCGAGGTGACCGACCTCTCCGCGAGGTTCCCCATATTCCCAGAGCTGGCATGA